A genomic stretch from Cellulomonas sp. KRMCY2 includes:
- a CDS encoding GntR family transcriptional regulator produces the protein MRASERVYSSLKDDILAWRLTPGTELSEVDQAMRLGVSRTPLREALARLSAEGLATPGRGRTLVVSDLSPGDLRHLYELREALETQAARLAARRRSAEVFARLRTRFADATALLDGTDPERTRYYELVADLDRAVDDAMASPYLHRSLATVRTHAARARRLSRDNPARLEQAAHEHLLIVQAILDGDETLAAQATAVHLRMSLATILASLAAAPTEGAPEPPSAGVPS, from the coding sequence GTGCGGGCAAGCGAGCGGGTCTACTCATCCCTCAAGGACGACATCCTCGCGTGGCGGCTGACCCCGGGAACCGAGCTCAGCGAGGTCGACCAGGCCATGCGTCTGGGTGTGTCGCGGACCCCGCTGCGCGAGGCGCTGGCCAGGCTCTCCGCGGAGGGGCTCGCCACACCGGGCCGAGGGCGGACGCTGGTCGTCTCCGACCTGTCGCCCGGCGATCTGCGCCACCTCTACGAGCTCCGTGAGGCCCTCGAGACCCAGGCCGCCCGACTCGCCGCCCGCCGCCGCTCCGCCGAGGTCTTCGCCCGGCTCCGCACGCGGTTCGCCGACGCGACGGCCCTGCTCGACGGGACCGACCCGGAGCGCACCCGCTACTACGAGCTGGTCGCCGACCTGGACCGGGCCGTCGACGACGCGATGGCCAGTCCCTACCTGCACCGCTCGCTGGCCACTGTGCGGACCCACGCGGCGCGGGCCCGCCGCCTGTCCAGGGACAACCCGGCGCGCCTCGAGCAGGCGGCCCACGAGCACCTGCTGATCGTCCAGGCGATCCTCGACGGGGACGAGACCCTCGCCGCGCAGGCCACCGCCGTCCACCTGCGGATGAGTCTGGCGACGATCCTCGCGTCGCTCGCCGCCGCACCCACCGAGGGTGCTCCCGAGCCGCCCAGTGCAGGAGTGCCGTCGTGA